In one Trichosurus vulpecula isolate mTriVul1 chromosome 8, mTriVul1.pri, whole genome shotgun sequence genomic region, the following are encoded:
- the FGF8 gene encoding fibroblast growth factor 8 isoform X1, which produces MLPTLRVMGSPRSVLSCLLLHLLVLCLQAQVTVQSPPNFTQHVREQSLVTDQLSRRLIRTYQLYSRTSGKHVQVLANKRINAMAEDGDPYAKLIVETDTFGSRVRVRGAETGLYICMNKKGKLIAKSNGKGKDCVFTEIVLENNYTALQNAKYEGWYMAFTRKGRPRKGSKTRQHQREVHFMKRLPKGHHTTEQSLRFEFLNYPPFTRSLRGQRTWASEPR; this is translated from the exons ATGCTCCCGACCCTGCGCGTCATGGGCAGCCCCCGCTCGGTGCTGAGCTGTTT gctgtTGCACTTGttggtcctctgcctccaagccCAG GTAACTGTTCAGTCCCCACCTAATTTTACACAGCATGTGAGGGAGCAGAGCCTGGTGACGGATCAGCTCAGCCGGCGCCTCATTCGGACCTACCAGCTGTACAGCCGCACCAGCGGGAAGCACGTGCAAGTCCTGGCCAACAAACGAATCAATGCAATGGCAGAGGATGGAGACCCCTATG CCAAGCTCATAGTAGAGACGGACACCTTTGGAAGCCGAGTACGAGTCCGGGGGGCTGAGACAGGCCTGTACATCTGTATGAACAAGAAGGGAAAACTGATCGCCAAG AGCAATGGCAAAGGTAAGGACTGTGTCTTCACGGAGATTGTGTTGGAGAACAACTACACAGCTCTTCAGAATGCCAAGTATGAAGGCTGGTATATGGCCTTTACCCGCAAAGGTCGGCCCCGGAAGGGCTCCAAGACCAGACAACACCAACGAGAAGTCCACTTCATGAAGCGGCTGCCCAAAGGTCATCACACCACAGAGCAGAGCCTTCGGTTTGAGTTTCTCAACTACCCCCCCTTCACTCGAAGCCTCCGGGGCCAAAGGACTTGGGCTTCTGAGCCCCGATAG
- the FGF8 gene encoding fibroblast growth factor 8 isoform X2, translating into MGSPRSVLSCLLLHLLVLCLQAQHVREQSLVTDQLSRRLIRTYQLYSRTSGKHVQVLANKRINAMAEDGDPYAKLIVETDTFGSRVRVRGAETGLYICMNKKGKLIAKSNGKGKDCVFTEIVLENNYTALQNAKYEGWYMAFTRKGRPRKGSKTRQHQREVHFMKRLPKGHHTTEQSLRFEFLNYPPFTRSLRGQRTWASEPR; encoded by the exons ATGGGCAGCCCCCGCTCGGTGCTGAGCTGTTT gctgtTGCACTTGttggtcctctgcctccaagccCAG CATGTGAGGGAGCAGAGCCTGGTGACGGATCAGCTCAGCCGGCGCCTCATTCGGACCTACCAGCTGTACAGCCGCACCAGCGGGAAGCACGTGCAAGTCCTGGCCAACAAACGAATCAATGCAATGGCAGAGGATGGAGACCCCTATG CCAAGCTCATAGTAGAGACGGACACCTTTGGAAGCCGAGTACGAGTCCGGGGGGCTGAGACAGGCCTGTACATCTGTATGAACAAGAAGGGAAAACTGATCGCCAAG AGCAATGGCAAAGGTAAGGACTGTGTCTTCACGGAGATTGTGTTGGAGAACAACTACACAGCTCTTCAGAATGCCAAGTATGAAGGCTGGTATATGGCCTTTACCCGCAAAGGTCGGCCCCGGAAGGGCTCCAAGACCAGACAACACCAACGAGAAGTCCACTTCATGAAGCGGCTGCCCAAAGGTCATCACACCACAGAGCAGAGCCTTCGGTTTGAGTTTCTCAACTACCCCCCCTTCACTCGAAGCCTCCGGGGCCAAAGGACTTGGGCTTCTGAGCCCCGATAG